In Pseudomonadota bacterium, a single genomic region encodes these proteins:
- a CDS encoding guanylate kinase, translated as MLFDLTHKSFIFLVSAPSGCGKSTLLSLLFQDVAGLSYSISHTTRPPRATETEGIDYFFVDEAQFIDMCNRDMFLEWACVHGHYYGTSKAAVDALIRTGNDVVLDIDVQGFKRIKDLAGLDIVSLFIMPPSMKELRRRLEARGQNEPQDLERRLGAVETELRHAHEYDYILVNDVLSVSRLQMQAIVLSERIRSVRLFRLFEECDYGENNGRRLS; from the coding sequence ATGTTATTTGATTTAACGCACAAATCGTTTATCTTTTTGGTTTCAGCGCCATCCGGCTGTGGCAAGAGCACCTTGTTAAGTTTATTGTTTCAGGATGTGGCGGGTTTGTCTTATTCAATTTCACACACCACCCGCCCCCCTCGGGCCACAGAAACCGAGGGGATTGATTATTTTTTTGTCGATGAGGCGCAATTTATCGACATGTGTAATCGGGATATGTTTCTTGAGTGGGCCTGTGTTCATGGCCATTATTATGGAACTTCCAAGGCGGCGGTAGATGCTCTGATCCGTACCGGCAATGATGTGGTGCTGGACATCGATGTTCAGGGATTTAAAAGGATCAAGGATCTTGCCGGGTTGGATATTGTTTCTCTTTTTATTATGCCTCCTTCAATGAAGGAGTTGCGTCGCCGGCTGGAAGCTCGAGGTCAGAATGAACCGCAGGATCTTGAGCGCCGTTTGGGTGCGGTGGAAACTGAGTTGCGCCATGCCCATGAGTATGATTATATTTTGGTCAATGATGTTCTTTCCGTCTCAAGGTTGCAAATGCAAGCCATTGTTTTGTCGGAAAGAATCAGGTCTGTAAGGCTTTTTAGGCTGTTTGAGGAGT